One genomic window of Deinococcus deserti VCD115 includes the following:
- a CDS encoding response regulator — MRSTPQSCCTLSPHILLIDDNPLDRELTELALLEVAPGSSLTLAESGIQAMQLLWAGLRTDLILLDVNMPGMHGFDVLQALRADTSLNHIPVVMLSTSGAERDRAQAQALEVDGYMVKASRFEAYVQQMLGLMRWYHAAAPLQTLA; from the coding sequence ATGCGCTCTACACCTCAGTCCTGCTGTACCCTTTCGCCTCACATCCTGCTGATCGACGACAATCCTCTTGACCGTGAACTGACCGAGCTGGCCCTGCTGGAGGTGGCTCCCGGCTCTTCGCTGACTCTGGCTGAAAGTGGAATCCAGGCCATGCAGCTGTTGTGGGCCGGCCTGCGCACCGATCTTATTCTCCTTGACGTGAATATGCCTGGCATGCATGGCTTTGACGTCCTGCAGGCCCTGCGGGCGGACACGTCACTGAACCATATTCCAGTGGTCATGCTGAGCACCTCAGGCGCTGAGCGTGACCGGGCACAGGCACAGGCCCTTGAGGTCGACGGCTACATGGTCAAGGCGTCCAGGTTCGAGGCGTATGTTCAGCAGATGCTTGGTCTTATGCGCTGGTACCACGCCGCTGCTCCCCTTCAGACGCTGGCTTAG
- a CDS encoding Y-family DNA polymerase, which yields MAGRTPSLIACVLLSPWPLELLQRRHPGVPVAVLSEEGSGGGRRVLHVSPGARDAGVKVGMRDTAALSRCPELHAETMNAPLAAAAWNELLEQMYVRYSDRVEGRTPGLIFLKLSLGAARDLAAALQAPVGLAGSLEVAHLAALRAKAGEVREVHPGEQAEQAFLNLVPLEHLQVLGLSPAQAERLRFLGVTGLADLCKWSAAQREAFLGVDMGTQVNRFLKGHRTEQLPRYVPGQILEASLDTDAPLLNSLEADAAFQELLPGLMTGLRGRTAAYLTVRCDTLGGSLTATRKLKWPLDSGGLMRVAGLALEDTGALAIGIDRLSVQFSGLQQPSRMVGLWAGLADLDVTRNVLDRFPDALVRVRWLDPWAYTTNAMYEWVDWQTGEVRPTPMTPQMTWTPTRAQAREKAVDRILAFFEGAQP from the coding sequence ATGGCAGGACGCACGCCGAGTCTGATCGCCTGCGTCCTGCTCTCCCCCTGGCCGCTGGAACTGCTCCAGCGGCGTCATCCGGGCGTGCCCGTGGCGGTACTCAGCGAAGAAGGCAGCGGTGGAGGCCGCCGGGTGCTGCACGTCAGTCCTGGCGCGCGGGACGCCGGCGTGAAGGTGGGCATGCGGGATACGGCCGCCCTGAGCCGCTGCCCTGAACTGCACGCGGAAACGATGAATGCGCCCCTGGCAGCCGCCGCGTGGAATGAACTGCTTGAGCAGATGTACGTCCGCTACAGCGACCGGGTGGAGGGCCGTACCCCTGGATTGATCTTCCTGAAACTCAGCCTGGGGGCGGCCCGTGACCTGGCGGCCGCCTTGCAGGCCCCGGTGGGTCTGGCGGGCAGCCTGGAAGTCGCGCATCTGGCGGCGCTGCGTGCCAAAGCGGGAGAAGTCCGGGAGGTGCACCCTGGTGAACAGGCAGAACAGGCGTTCCTGAACCTGGTGCCTTTAGAGCACCTGCAGGTCCTGGGCCTCTCCCCTGCTCAGGCTGAGCGCCTGCGTTTTCTGGGCGTCACCGGCCTGGCGGATCTGTGCAAATGGAGTGCCGCACAACGGGAAGCGTTTCTAGGCGTCGACATGGGAACCCAGGTGAACCGCTTCTTGAAAGGGCACCGCACCGAGCAGCTCCCCAGGTATGTTCCAGGTCAGATTCTCGAAGCCAGCCTGGACACCGACGCGCCTTTGCTGAATAGCCTTGAGGCCGACGCGGCCTTTCAGGAACTGCTGCCAGGGCTGATGACCGGGCTGCGCGGCCGGACAGCCGCGTACCTGACGGTCCGCTGTGACACGCTGGGCGGCTCCCTTACGGCCACCCGCAAACTGAAGTGGCCTCTGGATAGCGGCGGACTCATGCGGGTCGCGGGCCTTGCCCTGGAAGATACCGGCGCTCTTGCCATCGGGATCGACCGGCTGAGCGTGCAGTTCAGCGGCCTTCAGCAGCCCTCACGCATGGTGGGCCTCTGGGCAGGGCTGGCTGACCTGGACGTCACCCGGAACGTGCTGGACCGTTTTCCAGATGCCCTTGTTCGCGTGCGCTGGCTGGACCCCTGGGCGTATACCACCAACGCCATGTACGAATGGGTGGACTGGCAGACCGGAGAGGTGCGTCCGACGCCCATGACTCCTCAGATGACCTGGACGCCGACCCGGGCGCAGGCGCGGGAGAAGGCTGTGGACCGCATCCTGGCGTTCTTTGAAGGTGCGCAGCCATGA
- a CDS encoding DUF6504 family protein produces the protein MKAVQQQVEVEVRNGQPARLIWNGQTYPVQAVLDWWRAGGRWWLGEAPRNCYFVQAGSLTAELHHEDAQEGRWWLARVQD, from the coding sequence ATGAAGGCCGTACAGCAGCAGGTGGAGGTGGAAGTGCGCAATGGTCAGCCGGCCAGGCTGATCTGGAACGGACAGACCTACCCGGTGCAGGCGGTGCTGGACTGGTGGCGGGCTGGGGGTCGCTGGTGGTTGGGGGAAGCGCCCCGCAACTGCTACTTCGTGCAGGCAGGAAGCCTGACTGCGGAACTGCATCATGAGGATGCCCAGGAGGGGCGCTGGTGGCTGGCCAGAGTGCAGGACTAG
- the dnaE gene encoding DNA polymerase III subunit alpha, with product MPRLQVLLACQSYFSEGRSTVSPRRLVQRAADAGYSAVGLADWCSVAGAVELGEAARAAGLAALVGVTLPVLFPAPPRSPAPYEPYPVVLLARDRPGYAVLCRLITDVQGQYPGGLPLSLLQETGRQFQDHLLCLTGGRTGFPTVLGEQREVARAAFYLRTLRGIFPFSLYVQLYHGAAPNERRRLEYLRGLARDLELPVVAAPEVCMADAADYCLLDALTCARLGIDVQTPHPDRPRNDARHVGTPEEWGHLLPFPDALLNAERIADWCTFELLPERLRSPEPRLRPFQTAQEVLEERVFAAVGSRYSPGAREAALRRLKDELATVAHLDLAGFFLTAAEVTDYCREHGILAAGRGSAAGSVLCYLLGITLSDPIEHNLLFERFLHTGRTSMPDVDIDIASARRDQVLRWVEERWGLSGAGEAMVANRITYRMKSAIQDLGRALGMPPDLRDRLSRALGRDYGHLRPHRAREAEVAFTEVLGDAPVKEALLCLLERIEPGFVRHLAPHSGGVVLSSEPLTFYSPLTRSSGGIRMLTFDKDDVEKLGLIKLDLLGLRMLAALERAREEVLRLTNEWVPYGELPDDPRVWAEISSGDTMGLFQIESPAQVQMTARLQPKTMTQLAHQVALVRPGPIQSGTVHPYVRRARGEEPVPERPEPLQSILRATHGTLMFQEQILRIAVHYAGYDWPHADRFRSRLSKVEDGHELAELKEQFLSGAALTCGAFPWEAEEVFEMCAMFRGYGFAESHAHAFAQHSYASAYMRHHYPAAYFAAFLTEAPGMWPANTIAQECRRRGVTLLPVCINRSGLSYRAESLRTIRVPLTAVEGISEAKAREIVHERLIGGKFSTLEDAYDRIDLSRDRFEKLVLAGGLTSIEPSRRKGLFGLTLLANARKAGTRPLLAPGIEPPELPEMSSTEYLALDLRTKGLSETGRHPLDAHRARLRDLGCQALGGLNHGDTAWVAGVIVARQRPPTAKGFAFYVLEDRTARLQAIISPDLWEANRVLLRDARALIVCGPVTRLGQAITIKVQRLSELPLRWPEPDVEAAD from the coding sequence GTGCCGCGGCTGCAGGTCCTGCTCGCATGTCAGTCGTACTTCAGTGAGGGCCGAAGCACCGTGAGTCCCAGACGTCTGGTCCAGCGGGCAGCAGACGCCGGGTATTCGGCCGTGGGACTGGCGGACTGGTGCAGTGTCGCTGGAGCCGTGGAGCTTGGCGAGGCCGCTCGGGCAGCTGGTCTGGCGGCACTTGTCGGCGTGACGCTGCCGGTGCTCTTCCCTGCCCCGCCGCGTTCGCCCGCGCCATATGAGCCCTACCCGGTGGTGCTCCTCGCGCGTGACCGCCCGGGGTACGCGGTCCTGTGCCGTTTGATCACGGACGTACAGGGTCAATATCCGGGCGGGCTTCCACTGTCACTCCTGCAGGAAACGGGACGGCAGTTCCAGGACCATCTGCTGTGTCTGACGGGTGGGCGCACAGGATTCCCGACGGTCCTCGGCGAGCAGCGGGAGGTCGCGCGGGCCGCGTTCTATCTCCGGACACTGCGGGGAATCTTTCCCTTCAGCCTGTACGTGCAGCTGTATCACGGAGCAGCACCGAATGAACGGCGGCGGCTGGAGTACCTGCGCGGCCTGGCCCGCGACCTGGAACTGCCGGTGGTGGCTGCTCCGGAAGTCTGTATGGCAGACGCGGCGGACTATTGCCTGCTCGACGCGCTGACCTGCGCGCGGCTGGGCATTGATGTGCAGACCCCGCATCCGGACCGGCCCCGCAATGACGCACGGCATGTCGGTACTCCTGAAGAATGGGGACATCTGCTGCCCTTCCCGGACGCCCTATTGAATGCAGAGCGGATCGCAGACTGGTGCACCTTCGAGCTGCTGCCTGAACGGCTGCGCAGTCCCGAGCCCAGACTCCGGCCCTTTCAGACGGCGCAGGAAGTACTGGAGGAGCGTGTGTTCGCGGCGGTGGGTTCCAGATACTCGCCGGGCGCACGGGAGGCTGCCCTGCGCCGCCTGAAAGATGAGCTGGCCACGGTCGCGCACCTGGACCTGGCAGGCTTTTTCCTGACGGCAGCAGAAGTTACCGACTACTGCCGGGAGCACGGCATTCTGGCGGCTGGGCGGGGTTCAGCGGCTGGGTCGGTGCTGTGTTACCTGCTGGGCATCACCCTGTCTGATCCCATTGAGCACAACCTGCTGTTTGAGCGTTTCCTGCATACCGGCCGCACCAGCATGCCGGACGTGGATATCGACATCGCCAGTGCCCGGCGGGATCAGGTGCTGCGCTGGGTCGAAGAACGTTGGGGGCTGTCTGGTGCAGGGGAAGCGATGGTGGCCAACCGAATCACGTACCGCATGAAAAGCGCCATCCAGGACCTTGGGCGCGCCCTGGGAATGCCTCCAGACCTGAGAGACCGGCTGAGCCGTGCGCTGGGGCGGGATTACGGGCACCTGCGCCCCCACAGGGCGAGAGAAGCGGAGGTGGCCTTTACGGAAGTGCTTGGTGACGCACCGGTCAAGGAAGCACTGCTCTGCTTGCTGGAACGCATTGAGCCAGGCTTCGTGCGCCACCTGGCGCCGCACTCCGGGGGGGTGGTGCTGAGCAGTGAACCACTGACGTTCTACTCTCCTCTGACCCGGTCCAGTGGGGGCATCCGGATGCTGACGTTTGACAAGGACGACGTGGAGAAACTTGGGTTGATCAAACTCGACCTGCTGGGGCTGCGAATGCTCGCGGCCCTGGAGCGCGCCAGAGAGGAGGTGCTGCGCCTCACGAACGAGTGGGTGCCGTACGGTGAGTTGCCGGACGACCCGCGCGTGTGGGCCGAGATCAGCAGCGGGGACACCATGGGGCTTTTTCAGATTGAAAGCCCGGCTCAGGTGCAGATGACCGCGCGACTTCAGCCGAAAACCATGACGCAGCTGGCCCATCAGGTGGCCCTGGTGCGTCCAGGACCCATCCAGTCGGGCACCGTACACCCATATGTCCGGCGTGCACGGGGTGAAGAACCGGTACCGGAACGTCCGGAGCCTTTGCAAAGCATTCTCAGGGCAACTCACGGCACGCTGATGTTTCAGGAGCAGATCCTGCGTATTGCGGTCCATTACGCCGGATACGACTGGCCGCACGCAGACCGGTTCCGCTCCAGGCTGAGCAAGGTCGAAGACGGGCACGAGCTGGCAGAGCTGAAAGAACAGTTCCTGAGTGGCGCAGCGCTGACGTGCGGGGCGTTCCCCTGGGAGGCAGAGGAAGTGTTCGAGATGTGCGCGATGTTCCGTGGATACGGCTTTGCCGAGTCGCACGCCCACGCATTTGCGCAGCACAGTTATGCCAGCGCGTACATGCGGCACCACTACCCGGCGGCGTACTTCGCTGCCTTCTTGACCGAGGCTCCTGGAATGTGGCCGGCAAACACCATCGCTCAGGAATGCCGCCGGCGGGGTGTGACCCTTCTTCCCGTCTGTATCAACCGAAGTGGTTTGAGCTACCGGGCCGAGAGTCTGCGGACCATCCGGGTGCCCTTGACGGCTGTTGAGGGGATCAGTGAAGCCAAAGCGCGGGAAATCGTGCACGAGCGCCTGATAGGTGGAAAGTTCAGCACCCTGGAAGACGCATACGACCGGATTGACCTGTCACGGGACCGCTTTGAGAAGCTGGTGCTGGCTGGTGGCCTGACAAGTATCGAGCCCAGCCGGAGAAAGGGTCTGTTTGGACTGACGCTCCTGGCAAATGCCCGGAAGGCTGGAACGCGGCCTCTGTTGGCACCCGGCATCGAGCCACCTGAACTGCCGGAAATGAGCAGCACCGAATACCTCGCCCTGGACCTCCGGACGAAAGGACTGAGCGAAACGGGACGGCACCCCCTGGACGCGCACCGGGCGCGGCTGAGGGACCTGGGATGCCAGGCGCTCGGCGGTTTGAACCATGGAGACACAGCCTGGGTAGCCGGGGTCATTGTGGCCAGACAGCGGCCGCCCACAGCCAAGGGCTTCGCGTTTTACGTTCTTGAAGACCGCACAGCACGCCTGCAGGCCATCATCAGCCCGGATTTGTGGGAGGCCAACCGGGTACTGCTGCGGGACGCGCGTGCGCTTATCGTGTGCGGTCCGGTCACCCGTCTGGGACAGGCAATCACGATCAAAGTTCAGCGCTTGAGTGAGTTGCCTCTTCGGTGGCCAGAGCCTGACGTTGAGGCGGCGGACTGA
- a CDS encoding aldo/keto reductase — translation MDYVRLGQSGLKVSRIALGTMTYGDPGWRDWVLDEDASRPFIARAVELGINFFDTADMYSLGRSEEVLGRALRLFTSRDQAIIATKVYNPMGSGPNDRGLSRKHIMDAVQASLKRLGTDYIDLYQIHRFDPETPILETMTALHDLVRMGAVRYIGASSMLAYQFAKMQHAADLHGLTRFVSMQNHYNLVYREEEREMMPLCREDGVGVIPWSPLARGFLAGNRSEQEPKTTRARSDTFGQRLYRTRGDYAVQTRVAEVAQRLGVFPAQVATAWLLAQPGVSAPIVGASKMPHLEDAVAALKVNLSAEDCAALEAPYEPHPVLGI, via the coding sequence ATGGATTACGTACGGTTGGGTCAGAGCGGGCTGAAAGTCTCACGCATCGCGCTCGGCACCATGACTTACGGTGACCCTGGCTGGCGCGACTGGGTTCTTGATGAGGACGCCAGCCGCCCGTTTATTGCGCGTGCCGTCGAACTTGGCATCAACTTTTTCGATACTGCAGATATGTACAGTCTGGGCCGCAGCGAAGAAGTCCTCGGTCGGGCCCTCCGGCTGTTCACGTCGCGTGACCAGGCCATCATCGCGACAAAGGTGTACAACCCCATGGGTTCTGGCCCCAACGACCGCGGGCTGTCACGCAAGCACATCATGGACGCTGTCCAGGCCAGCCTGAAGCGTCTGGGAACCGATTACATCGACCTGTACCAGATTCACCGCTTTGATCCGGAGACTCCCATTCTTGAGACGATGACCGCACTGCACGACCTGGTAAGGATGGGTGCGGTGCGGTACATCGGTGCGAGCAGCATGCTGGCCTATCAGTTCGCCAAAATGCAGCATGCGGCGGATCTGCACGGGCTGACCCGCTTCGTGAGCATGCAGAACCATTACAACCTGGTGTACCGCGAGGAGGAGCGCGAAATGATGCCCTTATGCCGCGAGGACGGTGTGGGTGTCATTCCATGGAGTCCGCTGGCGCGCGGCTTTCTGGCAGGAAACCGCAGTGAACAAGAGCCCAAGACGACGCGGGCCCGCAGCGACACCTTCGGTCAGCGCCTGTACCGCACCAGGGGAGATTACGCAGTGCAGACACGCGTGGCTGAAGTCGCGCAGCGCCTGGGAGTGTTTCCGGCGCAGGTGGCCACCGCCTGGCTGCTTGCCCAGCCCGGCGTGAGTGCGCCGATTGTCGGAGCGAGCAAAATGCCCCACCTCGAAGACGCAGTGGCGGCCCTGAAGGTGAACTTGAGTGCTGAAGACTGCGCGGCGCTGGAAGCGCCCTACGAACCGCACCCGGTCCTGGGAATCTGA
- a CDS encoding LexA family protein, whose translation MPPELTRTRRLILDAILRLQAEDTPATLGAVAQATGLTKQAVSYQTVLLREAHYLEPAASRYAPLILTSKARALIGGGGFPLVGEIAAGQPGHAEQNVEAYITRLDQVIDMKEGDYLLRVRGDSMIGVGIYPQDIVIVRPNETVPNGDIAVVLLPGESTATLKRVEHQNSKITLHSANPDYPPMTFPARDVRIQGCLVAHIGQAALRSRRV comes from the coding sequence ATGCCCCCCGAACTGACCCGCACCCGCCGCCTGATTCTCGACGCCATCCTCCGCCTCCAGGCGGAGGACACTCCAGCTACCCTGGGCGCCGTTGCACAGGCCACTGGTCTCACCAAGCAGGCCGTCAGCTACCAGACTGTGCTGCTGCGCGAAGCGCACTACCTTGAACCGGCTGCCAGCCGCTACGCCCCGCTGATCCTGACCTCGAAAGCCCGGGCCCTGATCGGCGGGGGAGGCTTCCCTCTGGTAGGTGAAATTGCAGCAGGACAACCGGGTCACGCCGAACAGAACGTCGAAGCCTACATTACCCGCCTTGATCAGGTCATCGACATGAAAGAAGGCGACTACCTTCTGCGGGTGCGTGGAGACAGCATGATCGGCGTCGGGATCTACCCTCAGGACATCGTGATTGTTCGCCCCAATGAGACCGTCCCGAACGGCGACATCGCGGTTGTCCTGTTGCCTGGCGAGAGCACTGCCACCTTGAAACGTGTCGAGCACCAGAACTCGAAAATCACCCTGCACAGTGCCAACCCCGACTATCCGCCCATGACCTTTCCTGCCCGGGACGTCCGCATCCAGGGTTGCCTGGTCGCGCACATCGGCCAGGCTGCCCTGAGGAGCCGGAGGGTCTGA